The window agaccgattgacacccttagctaCCTGCACTATGAACGCTCATTTAATAAACAAGTCGGGcccaagcccgacacgtttattaatcgagcTGGTCCAGGTCGGCTCATAAACGAGTCGGACTTGGTTGGGCCTACCGGTGAGGGCtcataattgacacccctattctCTAGGACCCGAGCATTTATGCGCTAGCGCTACCCTTTCTTGTTCACACTTCACTAAcctagggtgtcaattggtcggtttggtttggtctcgATTGGATTGAATTGGTTTCGTTATAAGAATGAGGGAGGCCAAAACCAATTCGTTAAGGAACTTCGATTTtggtcggtttcggtttcgatttggtttggttttgatttatttcagtttttttaatATCTAGTTAATAtcggtttagatcggtttattttGGGCttaaaccataatgaaatcttacatttataacttatagtgacaagatttgaccccaaaaaaaaaaaaacactttaaatttatgattaaatcatggttcatcgttgtatgagaaagataacaaatattgaaaccaatagagaacaaattactaagaagttAACTAATATTAAAATCCCAAAATGAATCCTATTAtctaatcattcatttaattatccaactagttttgtatagtgaacaaagaaatcaatggaagcattattacaatttacaagtcaatttttctatttataacctaatattcaatgatttgtaagaattcctcttaaaaaaaaaaaattctcactaatattgtaaaaaatggataatcaattcaccaatgtataatttcataaatcatttttttttatttgttttatttgttttatttgggTTGATTTCGATTTGATTATTAGTCGGTTTGATTTGGATCGATTTTCAGTCGATCCCGATATACTTCAGTTTAAAATCAATCcaataaaaattgatttgattcgattcagattttattaatcGGTTTCGGTCGATTTTATTGGTTCGAGCTAAGTTCTGACACCCCTACACTCACCCATACGCTGTCGGATTTGGGACATGGCACGGGCCTGTTGaaacttggaagttggaacacGCGAGACGCTAGGAAACCGACACATACGTGAACAGTAACATTTATCTCGACATCGACAACGATCCCGTACCATAAACCTGTTTGGATAGTTACATATGTGGTTTGacttctctacttctcttaTGTTTTTACCGCCATTTTCAAGAACCGCGATTGGCATCACCACTATAGAATCGAGCATCTGCTTCACTTCCTACAGAATTTCAGTTTCTCTAATGGAGAAAGGACGATTTCGCGGACAAATTTTGTCCTGAATTTTCGAATCTTGTATCTGGCAATGTTCTTCGACCGCGTCATTCGATCGAAGCTCTGTTCTCTCTTGCGGCCATGGCTACAAGAAGAACCAGAGTTGGAGCTCAAATTAGGGTTCCTGCGATCACATGGAAGTGTGGAAAACCTCCATTTCGACAATTTTTCTCTCAACCAGTTAATCGACGAGTCCACATGCTTATCTTTTGAAAACGTTAGGGTTAGACATCTGACCGTTGGAATTTCTTACTGGTCGGTTCCCGCCTTTTCAGTCGATGTGCATGGGGTTGATATTGCGCTCTCAGTAAGGTGTGGTCTCTGCTCTAGTTTTTGCTATTTGAGATTAAGATCTCTGATACGTCGTCTTCCTGACGGATTATCCTatctgttctttttttctcccacaCAAGGAAACCGGTTGAGGAGACATGTTCGCGTCAGGTGCCGAACTGGACGGACTCATATAGTAAGGAGATGAATGAGATTCTTTCTGTGATTGATCCACAGGTATGTGAGTTCAATCGATTTGCATTCTTGATTTGATTGGTGTGGGTACTTTACGCCATTTagaaggaaaatgatatttgatCCAATTGTACGTTAGTTATGCTTGAGCTGAGAGACACTTTTATGGATTCCTCTATATAATGACAAGTCTGACATGGGAGATTCGAGGAATGATTCTTGCTTCTCCTCGTCTAAACATTCTAAAAGCTGTCAACTGGCATTTGGGTTCAAGTCCAATCTAGGTGCTGATCCTTGATTTGATGGTGACTTACACCTAGTCTGCTACGATTTTCACTATTCATATCTCCTCTTGGAGTATGGGATAAAATTTTTTCTGTCTGTGCATTCTATTTCTCAGCTGCACACAGGCTTTGCATGAGAAGGATTTCCACGCAAGCAGAAGTCCTGGATATAAAATGATTTtacttcataaaaaaaatgttactaAAACATTTGTTGTGAACTTCAGGGCACGGCTTTGCATGAGAGCATCAGAAGGATTTCCGTCATCGATTCCGCAAGAAATCAGTTTACCAATTCTTTTTTAAATGTTATACTCAAGCATTGTCAGTTACGAATGCATGATATTCATTTGGAAGTGCAATTGCCTGACGTAGATGGTGCATGTTCATTGAAGATAAAGGAACTTAGTCTGGAAGGTCAGAGCCATGAGCATGCTTGTTTTCTTAGAGGATTTGCTGGTGCACTTTTTGTGCCGCAAAGGGACAGCTCTGTGGTTCTTAATTGTAGAGGTTTGGATATTGGACTGAAGAGAGAAGACCATGTGAACTGTGTTTTTGCTTCCTGGCATCTTTTCACTTCTGTTAGACTGATCAATCTTCAGGTTGTGGACTTTGATCTTTATATACCAGAATTAAATTCTACATTTTCTCCAGCTGATCTTGCTATTCTTCTTGCTTTTGATATTGCATCTTCAAAAGCGGTTAAGCATGCTAGAAATGGTAGGGAACTATGGAAAACAGTTGCAAGGAGAATTGATTGTCTGACTTCAAGTTCCAGGTTATCCTTGCATAAGTTAGTTGATGTTACTGGCCTATGGTTACGTCATGTCCGTGCTTATGAGTCCCTGCTATTTCTAGTTGGATATTCTTCAGAGAAAATATTCAAAAGATCTGCCATTAGGATGTCACAGGACAGAAAATTTGCGAGCTCTGTTAAGCACCAGTGGAAGGTAATTTCTGAAATTGAGAAGAAGCTTCCGATAGAGGCTGTTGCACGGGCACGGCGAATAGCACGTCGCAGAGCAGCATTGCATGTACAACATGCTGAATGTAGCAACTCTGAGTTAGTAGGGAATATTTATACCAAATTCTTCTCATTGCTCTCACTTATTTGGAAAAATATGTGCTGTCTATTCTATTCggtaacaaatttctttttcctgGGTAAGGTCTTGGATCAAGATCAACAAGAAGGGCCTCCTGAAGTTGTTTCTCAAGATTCCTCTTTGCAACGTTGTTTCAGTTTATACcttggaaaattttcatttactcTCTCCCCTGCAAGTTCCTTTCACCATCTTGATGCTGAAAATTCAGGGTTGCATATTCAAATCTCTCATTTTGATTTACTTTCATTTTGTCTGGAAACTGAAGTATTGTTCTTGACTTATGCAACATGCAACACGAAGCAGTCTCTATCCTTGACTTGTGGGGATTTAAAAGTTATCCCTTTGTTATATTCTGGATTTCccataatgaagaaaaaattgagGAAAGAAGCAAACCACTCTTTCAAAGAACACATAATGGAGATAATTAATGATTCAGGGGCAATTCTTTGGAGTGAGCCTGCTCCACAATTTATTGTCTCAGAAGATATGACCGATTCTGCTGATTCTACTTGTACCCATTCTGTCTtacttttgaaaaatattttagaaGAAATGTGGTCAACGTGGAAAAGAACTTGCAAAAAAGTTGGCAAAAAAGTCGGGGAAAGTAACACTGAAAATTTGGAGAACCCTTTCCTTCTCTGTGAGATCAAAAGCTCTTTAATGGATCCATGCTTGGAGCAGCCAGATTCTGGGCTTTGGAAATGTGTTTTGACCATGGGAAAGCTAAACTGTCATGTAGGGTACTCATCTGTAATGTCAATCGCTCTGCTAATATGGCAGCTGCAACATTCTCTTCTTTTTACCAGTCGAAATGAGATGCCAAGGCCTTGTCCACTTTCTGTTAGAAATGATGGTGAGCCAAcaaaattcaaatggaaagatTATTATGAGTCCTACACTGGTGGAATGAAGATGGCTTTACTTAGGGTGATTCCAGAGGAAAACATAGAAGTTGGAGTACTCATAGCTGGTGCTAATATCCGTTTATCATTGAACGAAGAAGGTATACTTGGTGGCAGAGAACAGGATGTCAAACGTGTTGCTACTCAAGACCTTGTTGATTTATTCCTTGGGTTAGATCTCCATGGAATTGAACTTGCTGTTTGGCCAACATCCGGAGCTGAATTGGAAGCAGGGGCTGGTGAACCAAGATTAGATGGTGTGCGATTGGGGTGCAGCTGGTTGAAGAGACCTCAACCAGTAGATATTCCTAAAGCAGATCCGAATGATAGTTATATCTCTAAAGGGAAGATTGTACTAGATTCTTGCTTGAAAATTAACGGTTTAAATGTTTACTTGGAGGATTTTGAAAAAACTCTACAGTGTCAAGTATTTGTATTACCACAGATAACCATCCAGTACTCATCCTGCAGGTAGTGCCTATCTGAAGTCTGTTTCATTTCCTGTTTCTCCTGTTAAAAAACATTAAAACTTTATATGCAGAATATCCATCACTACCTGTCTGAAGTTGCTGTTTCATTTCCTGTTTCTCCTGTCAAAAAACATGAAAACTTTATATGCAGAATGTCCATCACTAGCTGTCTGGAGTTTCTGTTTCATTTCCTGTTTCTCCTGTTAAAAAACATGAAAACTTTATATGCAGAATATCCATCACTACCTGTCTgaagtttcttttttcatttcctgtttcttctgttaaaaaaacatgaaaactTTGCATGAAGAATATCCATTTGGGCTGTCTAATtgacacctctataggtgtatttagaacttgtaaccttcttttgatttccctttatcttattcccaaaaatttCTTTAAGttgggtaaaaggggggtttttaaaataatttgaaagtgacttatcattatgtcattatcaaaagttgTCATTGTCCTGCACAATTTCGAGTATACATATGAAATGCCAGGATTTACCCTCATTGACAAAAAGTGTGTTCTATTAAAATGGCagaaaagtaaggttacaataATTTAACACCTGaagggtgtcaataagaaaatatcaaatCCATTTGATATTTGTGCTACTTCCTTTGTCTTTGGTTGAAAATCTTGGCATAACTTCATTTATTTGTTCATGTGCTGAAGTATGAgtctcatcttcattctcagTTTTCTGATATATTTTTTGTTGGAGCAAGCAGTTCTTTGGTATCTTGCGTATCCTATGAACTTATCTATTGGTTGAAATTGTTTTAAACTGTTCTTCCTGGGCACTTTGTTTGGACTTGAGATTTCTGTTTAATGCTATTGAAGAAGGCATGATGAACACCAACTTAGGTTACTCCAGCTGGTTTGCTCATAACTTTATCGATACATATATTTGGCCATTACAGGAACAATTTTGCGTCTCTTCAAATCAACTTTGTTTTTCTGGTCCTTGCCACTTTCAATATACTCACTTATGAATGTAGTTTAAACATGATGACATGATGTTGTTCCTCGTTTTCATTAgctaatgttattttttttttgggaagtttAAAAGAGTCAAGGTTATGCAAATGCATTCACACTATTCATGGGATTGAAGACCCAGCTTCTTGAAAGTCACACTGTCACACTAATCATGGGATTCACTCTAATCATGAGATTGAAGACCCAGCTTCTTGAAAGTCACAGAGCTGTAGAAGAACCAGAACTAGTAGTAGATTACACGAAGGATGTCATCTTAAGCAGCAGAGAAAAGCTTCTAAACTTATATAGGGTTGAGAATAGACGAAGGAGAAGAACCAATGAGTTCTTAGTTGGGTGTTTTGTCGAGCTGGCCTTGTTCTACAAATGCTGTTAGTCTAATCTTTCTGGACAAGTCATTTAGTTCTCTGTTTGAACCAGGATTTGACTTGGTACCTGACCAAAATATTAGGAGTTTCAGGATTTTGTGGGAACCTAAGGGGAGAACTATGAAAATCTCAATCCTTTGTATCTGTGAATCTTTTCCAtgttcctctttcttctctttctctttctctctctctctctctctctcttgtttttttcctCCGCAAAGATAGATCTCTTACCTCTCTGTTTCTCAtatgttttcttcattttttcatttgatATGCCCATCTAGAATTCTGGCAGTCTAACTTCATCGAGTTTTCGACATTTTCCCTAGGAACTGCATTCAAAATCTTGAGTTTGGATAATTTCTTCGCAGTTTTGGCTTTTGAAACCTTTCTTTCAAGGTTCTAATTTGGTTTCAACCGGGATTTTGACCTTGGTTGAAACCGAAGTGAACTGTTCAGATGGTCAAAATATGGTTCACTTCACAGGTAAAATTGAAATCCATTTTGATGGGCATATGTTGCAATTTTGCCTTGAAACTTCTTGTAGTGCTTATTTAAGCATGTTTACACATGTTTGAGTCATTAGATTAGAAAAAACCCCCAAGTGGTGGTTTGGCTTCAGATCCTATGTGGCTATGTTTCTAGTCTACATTGTAGCCTAGTGTATCTAAGCTTGTCAATCAGTTTGGTTCTGgatatttggtttggttccgTTGTGGTTCAAGCGCTTGATGGTATGATCTGGAACCGAACCAAGAACCAGGTCGGTTCTAGAATTGTGATCTGGAACCAAACCGAGCTCGGTTCTATTCAGTTCTGGAGTATACTGTTTCACATTTGTACTGAATCTCGTTGATGACTCCTCCACTGGAAATCTGCAATCTCTCTGGCTGGCTCCTGTTCTTCTATGGCAACTCACCAGAATCTCACCTCTCAGAACCTCCAGCTTCACGCTTTTCccctccttccctccctctGTCTGATTGCAACCATTCCCCCTCCCTCCTCATATAGAGGACCATGGTCGAAACAGATATGTGCTGTTAAAATTTTGGTACTTTGACCGGAATTTCGAACtatgatttcttcaattctccaaAATGGGCCCCTGCCACCATTCTTCAAAGAAACCTGCAGAGCTACATAAGGACATCCATAGTCAATTGTTGGATTGAGTTAcattaaatagtaaaaaaattccTACCATTCCAATTGTTTAAATCTcttgatgatgaggatgatttTCTTTGACACAGAAGCTAAAAGGGCAGCTGGATGTGCATTTAGTCTTACATACTTTCATTATCTGATGGTGCGTAATAGTATTACTAGCTTAGTTCATCTGCTTTTTGACGTAATACACGAATAAATATTAGATGTTAAGGGATATGTCTAAGATTCCAAGTGTTGTAATTTCAGGGGCTGTTTTGAATGTAAGCTATATAAGAGCAATGTAAAGGGCCTGTCACTGTTGGTGTTATTTCATCTTGTTGATAAATATTTCAGCAGCTCTTATAGCTTGCATGAGCCAACAGCCTGCACACAACTTGGATGAGTCCAGCTATTTTTTCTTCCGtaaataataaaagaggaagagaagagaagagaagagggaggaagaggagaaagagttGTTGCAGTAACTCTGGGGGTCATAACTGTGTTGTTGAGACTGTCCACTTCATTCATATATAATCGTGACAGAACCCCAAAAAGGGCATAAAGGACATAAAATGGAAATGATATaaagttactgttcacgtgaacagaaCCATTAATACTGTTCACAACACTGTTCATTTGAACAGTGCTGTGAACCCCTTAATCGATAACTTCTAATTGTTCTTCTTCAGTATAACCTTCCAGATTTCTCTGCTAAATTCTTCTGATTACTCATACTACCCTATTATTGTGTTCATTTTgttgctggttttttttttttttctgcaattgATGTATGCAGTATTATGTTGTTTCTATATTCggagcacttttttttttagcagaCATTATTGTCTAATTAGGACTCTCTGACTATATTAGTCTATTTACTTACTAAGATATCGAGATAATGCGAAGTGAATGCCTTAGATTTATTTGTGGCCTTCGAGGAGCTGTATGATGCTGAAGTCTCATGTACGGTTCTGTGCGATGGGAACAGTGCTTTTCCCCTGCATCCATATTGTTGTTGTCATTTAACTGTTATTTTTTGTTACTATTACTGTTACTGTTAATGTTATTGTTAATGTTAATGTTTGtttactttcttattttttcagcTTTGCATGTTGATAGCCAGTTGCCACCGTTATGTTTTGGTTGTATAGATTTGCTTTCTAACTAGTAAAGGGAAAGGCTCGCCTGCAAACTGTATGTGGTTCTCAAAGAACTATAAGGCTACATGGAGAtatcaaattggtcaaaaaatttatcttcaattAGATAATGATGTGGACAACTTGTCTATCAAATTTGGGTACTAGCGGAACTGCACGTGGCAGTTATAGTTGGTGTGGAAGAAACCCTTCCGGATACGATTGTGCCAGAAACCTGTGACCTTCAATAAAATCTTTCATTGTTACTgataaaaagaaagaggaaactaTATGAACCTCCTTTTGAGCTTTCATTAACAGTTGATAATTATTTGCTAAGAATTTGTTCATAACAAGATGGCAGCATGTACCATATGGTTTTAGTCACTTTGACACAGGCCATTTATTGTGGTACATGAATTTTCAGAGCTTGTGTTCAATTTATTGAGCCATTTCATGACTAATTCTTACATTGCTTCATCTAGAAAGATTGTTGTGTTCATAGGATTCATGCTATATAAAAACTTTTGCAAATCTATGTGACATACTGAATCTTTTGCAGGGACTCTTTTTACTCATTCACAACAACCTTTTCTGCTTTATCAGTGGCTTTGTCTATGGTGATTATGGGGTTCACTGTTTTATCGTACATAGATGAGCTGTCCATTTTCTTCAAGGTGAATCAATGATCTTATTTCCCTTTCAGGATAGGATGTCAAACTgtcattattctctctctcgttttttttttttcttttgggtagaaCCATTATTATCTCTCATTTTCACCCACAGTGATCTTGgatactacttttttttttcttatgatgcTTGGATGCTTCCTCCTCTCTGTTCGGAATTAATAGCCCCTCACTTAAGACATGTTGTTTTCATTAGTGATTTGTTTTGGGAGAAGGGTTATTGATATTCAGTATAAAATTCTTTTGATTGGTGACTTAGTTGTTACATAAAGAAAGCGAAAGAAGATACATAAAGGGAACGTCCTCCctaaaaggaacaaaaaattgTAGCAGTGGAGATTGAGATGAATAAGCTAAATATTAGCACACAGGAACAGACTGAGTTTAGTGATCCCTTAAGTACTTCTGAGCAAACTAAGAACTACCTGTTGCCAAAAATCTGTGCAACAATCATGAAGCAAGAGAACTCGCTCTCCTGTCCTTCTTCAAGAT is drawn from Macadamia integrifolia cultivar HAES 741 chromosome 7, SCU_Mint_v3, whole genome shotgun sequence and contains these coding sequences:
- the LOC122083771 gene encoding uncharacterized protein LOC122083771, with amino-acid sequence MFFDRVIRSKLCSLLRPWLQEEPELELKLGFLRSHGSVENLHFDNFSLNQLIDESTCLSFENVRVRHLTVGISYWSVPAFSVDVHGVDIALSVRKPVEETCSRQVPNWTDSYSKEMNEILSVIDPQGTALHESIRRISVIDSARNQFTNSFLNVILKHCQLRMHDIHLEVQLPDVDGACSLKIKELSLEGQSHEHACFLRGFAGALFVPQRDSSVVLNCRGLDIGLKREDHVNCVFASWHLFTSVRLINLQVVDFDLYIPELNSTFSPADLAILLAFDIASSKAVKHARNGRELWKTVARRIDCLTSSSRLSLHKLVDVTGLWLRHVRAYESLLFLVGYSSEKIFKRSAIRMSQDRKFASSVKHQWKVISEIEKKLPIEAVARARRIARRRAALHVQHAECSNSELVGNIYTKFFSLLSLIWKNMCCLFYSVTNFFFLGKVLDQDQQEGPPEVVSQDSSLQRCFSLYLGKFSFTLSPASSFHHLDAENSGLHIQISHFDLLSFCLETEVLFLTYATCNTKQSLSLTCGDLKVIPLLYSGFPIMKKKLRKEANHSFKEHIMEIINDSGAILWSEPAPQFIVSEDMTDSADSTCTHSVLLLKNILEEMWSTWKRTCKKVGKKVGESNTENLENPFLLCEIKSSLMDPCLEQPDSGLWKCVLTMGKLNCHVGYSSVMSIALLIWQLQHSLLFTSRNEMPRPCPLSVRNDGEPTKFKWKDYYESYTGGMKMALLRVIPEENIEVGVLIAGANIRLSLNEEGILGGREQDVKRVATQDLVDLFLGLDLHGIELAVWPTSGAELEAGAGEPRLDGVRLGCSWLKRPQPVDIPKADPNDSYISKGKIVLDSCLKINGLNVYLEDFEKTLQCQVFVLPQITIQYSSCRDSFYSFTTTFSALSVALSMVIMGFTVLSYIDELSIFFKVNQ